A genome region from Schlesneria paludicola DSM 18645 includes the following:
- a CDS encoding DUF2079 domain-containing protein, whose amino-acid sequence MSSATPHNSTGRFLGTFAVILLGVFLCSGYWQTCLSSRLLSSNFISLPTWMSLASSSRSTAPQVDSIELPFWFTLVPCVAVAVGSWICGSVWLIIRRHDAPLDAFIRWGWYGGLWWIAVDLWEWVWIIANAAGWTSIASLMAVTPQFWLAACLSGWITTWTVISEPNKAAKQIGESPQVRIGWLWLACGAYFVVFTTMNWRLYFNLLVPHGDSVMYEEHLWNLLHGKGFRSYLDQGLFWGEHIQFVHLFLIPLYALWPSHLLLEACSSAALACGAFPVFWMARRHSGSDRVAFAAAVAYLLYFPMQFLDIEIDLKTFRPESFGIPLLLLALDQLDRRQVIGTIIAIAFCLTVKEDYSLILGPLGSWIALSRPKPDELTAGRSTSWTLNTTKSRIIFGLGLSVFSVAYLWLATRVIMPWFRSGGEVHYASYFAKFGKSPEEIVRTMLTQPGLLFESLVTAETALYGLALLAPLAFLPLLSPGRLAVGMPLFGILCLNELEGSRTPQHQFHAPLVAILFWALAAALPRARFLIEFLVNRAAPNANPTIITSSLLPTLVWSSALTTGIFFSLSPLSTTFWDPGSSWSWQRLYGPTPRAVMFARIADLIPNTARVASTDFVHPRYTHFERSYDYSDYQRKVSGEGKRIPDDTDYLVIDTQHRYSRIKHPNEVPELREHPDRWKVIPDVTEGYFIVLKRQPKDAE is encoded by the coding sequence ATGTCGTCCGCAACCCCACACAATTCGACAGGTCGATTCCTGGGAACATTTGCCGTGATTCTGCTCGGCGTGTTTCTCTGCAGCGGCTATTGGCAGACCTGTTTGTCGTCTCGGCTGCTCTCGTCGAATTTCATCAGCCTGCCGACGTGGATGTCGCTGGCATCCTCCAGCCGTTCGACAGCACCTCAAGTCGATTCGATTGAACTTCCGTTCTGGTTTACGCTCGTCCCATGCGTGGCCGTGGCAGTGGGCTCATGGATTTGCGGATCGGTCTGGTTGATCATTCGTCGCCACGACGCGCCACTCGATGCGTTCATCCGATGGGGTTGGTACGGTGGATTGTGGTGGATCGCAGTCGATCTGTGGGAGTGGGTTTGGATCATCGCAAATGCCGCTGGGTGGACGAGCATCGCCAGCCTGATGGCTGTCACGCCTCAGTTTTGGCTGGCCGCGTGTCTCTCTGGATGGATCACCACCTGGACGGTGATCAGCGAGCCAAATAAAGCTGCAAAGCAGATTGGCGAATCGCCGCAAGTTCGAATTGGCTGGCTGTGGCTCGCCTGTGGAGCGTACTTTGTCGTGTTTACGACAATGAATTGGCGACTTTATTTCAACCTGCTTGTTCCTCATGGTGACTCGGTCATGTATGAGGAGCACCTCTGGAATCTACTGCACGGAAAGGGTTTTCGCAGCTACCTCGATCAAGGGCTTTTCTGGGGTGAACATATCCAATTCGTCCACCTTTTCCTGATCCCGCTCTATGCACTCTGGCCGTCACACCTGCTGCTCGAGGCCTGTAGTTCCGCGGCACTGGCATGCGGAGCGTTTCCAGTCTTTTGGATGGCACGGCGTCATTCTGGATCGGATCGAGTCGCCTTCGCGGCCGCGGTAGCGTACTTGCTGTACTTTCCCATGCAGTTCCTCGACATCGAGATTGACCTGAAAACGTTTCGGCCCGAGTCGTTCGGAATTCCACTTCTCTTGCTCGCACTCGACCAATTGGACCGCAGGCAGGTTATTGGAACAATCATCGCGATCGCCTTCTGCCTGACCGTCAAAGAGGACTATTCGCTCATTCTGGGACCGCTTGGTTCGTGGATTGCTCTCAGTCGCCCCAAACCCGACGAGCTGACCGCGGGACGGTCCACAAGCTGGACATTGAACACGACGAAGTCTCGAATCATCTTTGGTCTCGGCCTCAGCGTCTTCAGCGTAGCCTATCTCTGGCTGGCCACTCGCGTGATCATGCCCTGGTTTCGATCCGGCGGCGAAGTGCATTACGCCAGCTATTTTGCAAAGTTTGGCAAATCGCCGGAAGAAATCGTCCGGACAATGCTCACGCAGCCGGGGCTGCTATTTGAGTCTCTCGTGACAGCAGAAACGGCACTCTATGGACTGGCGCTACTCGCCCCGCTTGCATTTCTTCCACTGCTGTCCCCCGGTCGCCTCGCCGTCGGAATGCCGCTGTTCGGGATTCTGTGCCTGAACGAACTGGAAGGATCGCGAACTCCCCAACATCAGTTCCACGCACCACTGGTCGCCATTCTGTTCTGGGCACTTGCGGCGGCACTTCCAAGAGCACGTTTCCTGATCGAATTTCTGGTGAATCGAGCCGCTCCGAACGCGAATCCAACGATCATCACGTCTTCGCTACTTCCGACATTGGTCTGGAGCAGCGCACTCACGACGGGCATTTTCTTCAGCTTGAGTCCTTTGAGCACCACGTTTTGGGACCCCGGTTCGAGCTGGTCCTGGCAACGCCTCTATGGCCCCACGCCGCGCGCCGTGATGTTCGCGCGGATTGCCGACCTGATTCCAAACACTGCGCGCGTCGCGTCGACCGATTTTGTGCACCCGCGCTATACGCATTTCGAACGATCCTACGACTACAGCGATTATCAGCGGAAAGTCAGCGGGGAAGGAAAACGCATTCCTGATGACACCGACTATCTGGTCATCGACACCCAGCATCGTTACTCACGCATCAAACACCCCAATGAAGTTCCCGAACTGCGCGAACATCCCGATCGCTGGAAGGTCATCCCGGATGTCACCGAGGGATACTTTATCGTACTCAAACGTCAGCCAAAGGATGCAGAATGA
- a CDS encoding (5-formylfuran-3-yl)methyl phosphate synthase, producing MTASPQWVAPRAKSSIEPTGRTTFNFGSADRPRLLVSVRSADEAHSALAGGAEILDIKDPLKGSLGMSDIETISDIATIESVAQGVTPLSAALGEALDWNSSKPVPSLPPGITYAKLGLSGCSSQSDWREIWDQVRTAFQRQSGAKLTWVAVAYADAAEAQSPAIEDVLQAAQVTGCAGLLIDTWTKGRRSLLDFLDPPTLKMMAAHCHQAGLFFALAGKLSRDSLKHIAGVPADVIAIRSAACRNTERTSQLDSNQVNAFRHELKNQFIPTTDNAHSR from the coding sequence ATGACAGCCAGCCCCCAATGGGTTGCGCCGCGAGCGAAAAGTTCGATTGAACCGACGGGACGTACGACATTCAACTTCGGTTCCGCCGATCGCCCCCGCCTGCTCGTCAGTGTCCGTTCGGCCGATGAAGCACATTCCGCACTCGCTGGCGGTGCCGAGATCCTCGATATCAAAGATCCTCTGAAGGGATCATTGGGCATGTCAGACATCGAGACGATCTCAGACATCGCCACGATCGAATCTGTTGCCCAGGGTGTCACTCCACTGAGCGCCGCACTGGGAGAAGCTCTTGATTGGAACTCATCGAAACCGGTTCCTTCGCTTCCCCCAGGAATCACCTATGCCAAACTGGGACTGAGTGGATGCTCGTCGCAATCCGATTGGCGTGAAATCTGGGATCAAGTCCGAACTGCGTTTCAGCGGCAGTCCGGCGCAAAGTTGACCTGGGTTGCGGTCGCGTATGCCGATGCAGCCGAAGCCCAGTCACCCGCGATCGAAGACGTCCTTCAGGCGGCGCAAGTGACGGGCTGCGCCGGCCTGTTGATCGACACCTGGACGAAAGGACGTCGATCACTCTTGGATTTTCTCGATCCCCCGACCCTGAAGATGATGGCCGCCCACTGTCATCAAGCCGGGCTCTTTTTCGCACTGGCGGGAAAGCTGTCGCGAGACTCACTGAAACATATCGCAGGCGTTCCCGCCGACGTTATCGCCATCCGCTCGGCTGCGTGTCGAAATACCGAACGCACATCACAACTGGATTCGAATCAAGTCAACGCATTCCGCCACGAATTGAAGAACCAGTTCATCCCTACCACAGACAATGCCCACTCACGCTAA
- a CDS encoding PA14 domain-containing protein: MNAQRFLIGLVGQAVSKRPSSAIQSGTAPTLSRQGVDNLLLTAFTVLVLAHALLVSQVVADEVDSGERRSPGLIVETTIGQATLRQTTGRMAHWISPEHPSSKSMTPWNASYHGQLEVSNPGTYRFSATVAGRFELSIDNRQVLAIDSGTSLVPVDRLGDPIELASGTVSMTARFSAIAERPAILRLFWQLPDGFEESIMPSSFSHQLADEREFTEIDRGTKLVIRSQCTSCHDPEMPPTEDRFRQARQTLPLNLVADGVPRQWLAQHLANPISHRHNSGMPRSFNDQNSSVIEIAAVTDFLKSLTHERNQPDSEVAETATLEITPDQQAAVQTRFAQRGCIACHWAPNETRSKSTENSPPAGSPDVDAVRSLELVPLDQLFAKYRPAGLRDYLTGSRSDAPSPQSARRHDPPLDFRQVDEQEIQDLVTYLMATKTGEATPPQTTISIPGDDDVRLRFRELVTTPAEIASFDGENSLQKRIRLGRHLVESRGCRNCHRSPHGPRESSTAPTLAAIGTTLDGKGPQKGCLSDSPAPRVPDFGFSRPDRDAIVRTLREWSGNRTADIVPLNQLETRLQQLGCTNCHERGARTSAFSLRIEAFGPLGRDKTLRDITPPSLDGIGEHLSPNWLRRVLLDHQRVRPWLDVVMPLYRHDDVESLIELLIRTDGVDPNAISETPIAGSDGERSAARFLVGRTGLNCLGCHDFGEHRASGVRAPDLTTTTQRIRFPWFRRWLHAPQALARGTRMPSIFSSGRSSAPSVLNGEEETQVRALWNYLSHRPQHDEPLLPISGDLKVTTGEHEAPTPTDRPLLEYGFLPAHAGLRGLAVGFPAKLNFAWNTETCQMTRVWQGNFVHHEGWTGSGKGGVEANALVILGKIVWRDDEDGQLRLSDADSEMIPSILPAPRFEESFVTRDSAGVIWSANYAGTRFRIEERVQPTPERGAVAFRHRIRLDRVPAGAAVWRRAMSGIRHDHSIDLPNDESQGWIRIQQISHDWLIRESQPGTFATGTTRIQQIRSGSSSEVWLRMIPSTEAMEQNFDLDFVRVERGAPVPSDRNDPGHQGTSR; this comes from the coding sequence ATGAATGCACAGCGGTTCCTGATTGGCTTGGTCGGTCAGGCCGTTTCGAAACGGCCATCATCCGCAATACAATCCGGGACGGCTCCCACGCTGTCGCGACAAGGAGTTGACAACCTCCTGCTGACCGCGTTCACAGTCTTGGTTCTCGCACACGCTCTTCTGGTCAGCCAAGTCGTCGCGGACGAGGTCGATTCAGGCGAACGGCGGTCACCTGGATTGATCGTGGAAACGACAATCGGTCAGGCAACGCTGCGGCAAACAACCGGACGAATGGCCCATTGGATTTCGCCCGAACACCCATCGTCTAAGTCAATGACGCCGTGGAATGCGTCCTATCACGGACAACTCGAGGTTTCGAATCCCGGGACCTATCGGTTCTCGGCGACCGTCGCAGGTCGATTCGAACTGAGCATCGACAACCGCCAGGTTCTTGCGATCGACAGCGGAACATCACTCGTTCCGGTGGATCGTCTGGGCGATCCGATTGAACTCGCCTCGGGAACGGTCTCAATGACCGCGCGCTTCTCTGCCATTGCGGAACGTCCTGCAATTTTGCGGCTCTTCTGGCAACTTCCCGATGGCTTTGAAGAATCGATCATGCCCTCGTCCTTTTCCCACCAACTCGCTGACGAACGTGAATTCACAGAAATCGACCGGGGAACGAAACTTGTCATCAGAAGCCAGTGTACGTCCTGCCACGATCCTGAGATGCCCCCCACAGAGGACAGATTCCGTCAGGCCCGACAGACGTTGCCCCTGAACCTTGTCGCAGACGGAGTGCCACGGCAGTGGCTTGCACAACATTTGGCAAACCCGATTTCACATCGCCACAACTCGGGAATGCCTCGATCATTCAATGATCAGAACTCTTCGGTGATCGAGATCGCGGCGGTGACCGACTTCCTGAAATCACTGACACACGAACGGAACCAGCCGGACTCTGAAGTCGCGGAGACAGCAACGCTTGAAATCACCCCGGATCAACAGGCCGCGGTACAAACGCGATTCGCTCAGCGGGGATGTATCGCCTGCCATTGGGCCCCGAACGAGACGCGATCCAAGTCGACCGAGAATTCACCACCTGCCGGTTCCCCAGACGTTGATGCCGTTCGCAGCCTCGAACTGGTTCCCCTTGACCAACTTTTCGCAAAGTATCGACCGGCAGGCCTGAGGGACTATCTAACGGGCTCTCGCTCCGACGCGCCCTCGCCTCAATCAGCCCGCCGGCACGACCCGCCGCTCGATTTCCGTCAAGTCGACGAGCAAGAAATCCAGGATCTTGTCACCTACCTGATGGCCACGAAAACGGGTGAAGCCACACCGCCGCAAACAACGATTTCCATTCCAGGTGATGACGACGTCCGACTCCGGTTTCGGGAACTCGTCACGACTCCCGCCGAGATCGCATCGTTTGACGGAGAGAACTCGCTGCAGAAACGGATCAGACTTGGACGGCACCTCGTTGAATCGCGTGGATGTCGGAATTGTCACCGCTCCCCCCATGGACCACGCGAATCCTCCACGGCACCGACTCTCGCTGCGATTGGTACCACGTTGGACGGTAAGGGGCCCCAAAAAGGATGTCTTTCCGATTCGCCAGCTCCGCGGGTTCCGGATTTTGGATTCTCTCGGCCGGACCGCGATGCAATCGTCAGGACGCTTCGGGAATGGTCTGGGAATCGAACGGCCGACATCGTTCCATTGAATCAATTGGAGACGCGCTTACAGCAACTCGGTTGCACAAATTGTCATGAGCGAGGTGCACGAACTTCAGCCTTCAGCTTACGAATCGAAGCGTTCGGGCCACTTGGCCGCGATAAGACATTACGCGATATCACACCACCGTCGCTCGACGGCATCGGCGAACACCTCAGTCCCAATTGGTTGCGCCGCGTTCTGCTCGATCATCAACGTGTTCGTCCCTGGTTGGACGTGGTCATGCCCCTTTATCGCCATGACGACGTGGAATCGTTGATTGAGTTGCTCATTCGAACGGATGGAGTCGACCCCAACGCCATTTCTGAAACGCCGATTGCCGGAAGCGACGGCGAGCGTTCCGCAGCCCGATTTCTTGTCGGCCGAACCGGCCTGAACTGTTTGGGCTGCCACGATTTCGGCGAACACCGCGCGAGCGGAGTACGGGCCCCTGATCTGACGACAACCACACAAAGAATTCGGTTTCCGTGGTTTCGAAGGTGGCTGCACGCCCCGCAAGCGTTGGCACGAGGAACCCGGATGCCCAGTATTTTTTCGAGTGGTCGCAGTTCCGCGCCCTCCGTTCTTAACGGTGAAGAAGAGACTCAAGTCCGCGCACTTTGGAACTATCTCTCTCACCGCCCGCAACACGATGAACCTCTCTTGCCGATTTCCGGTGACCTCAAAGTCACGACGGGCGAACATGAAGCGCCGACCCCAACGGATCGCCCCTTGCTCGAGTATGGGTTCTTACCAGCCCACGCTGGCCTGCGAGGATTGGCGGTAGGATTTCCTGCGAAACTCAATTTCGCCTGGAACACGGAAACCTGTCAAATGACACGCGTTTGGCAGGGAAACTTCGTGCATCATGAAGGTTGGACCGGATCAGGCAAGGGCGGAGTCGAAGCAAACGCACTCGTGATTCTGGGGAAAATCGTCTGGCGCGATGACGAAGACGGACAACTGAGACTTTCCGATGCCGACTCAGAAATGATTCCCTCGATCCTTCCTGCACCTCGATTCGAAGAATCGTTTGTCACGCGTGACTCCGCTGGCGTCATCTGGTCAGCGAACTACGCTGGCACGCGATTTCGAATCGAAGAACGGGTCCAACCGACCCCTGAACGAGGCGCGGTCGCCTTCCGTCACCGCATTCGTCTGGACCGTGTCCCCGCCGGTGCCGCCGTCTGGCGACGCGCCATGTCGGGAATCCGTCACGATCATTCCATCGATCTGCCAAACGATGAGTCTCAAGGATGGATTCGGATTCAACAAATCTCTCATGACTGGTTGATTCGAGAAAGTCAGCCAGGCACATTCGCAACGGGGACGACCCGCATCCAGCAGATCAGAAGTGGATCATCGTCCGAGGTTTGGCTCCGGATGATCCCGAGCACCGAGGCCATGGAACAGAATTTTGATCTCGATTTCGTGCGTGTAGAACGAGGTGCACCGGTTCCTTCTGATCGCAATGATCCAGGCCACCAAGGAACATCGCGATGA
- a CDS encoding DUF7133 domain-containing protein produces the protein MTHTSEKGSSTTSGRRTWTSRALWLTIVLWTGCNMTWVAYPWICEQYQHWRDRQDLAYSSRMSLRQAAFETRLTQLNLPIFGPWEQLAPLSQFLSVVQEPERNPQANKRYSLIDGTSATWQTMPQYVDGYPQALSTKGIRTELLERKATVCLARTITCQEATTIPVFVGADGGFVLWLNGTSLLLNDSRTESMHPGQEVVDLKLRPGKNRLVLKIQLSGQPCHFFFQPDFGKEQTESLLASLEHDFPVHKTRSSGYRERAAVGATATEDLYYRLTEIPAPDEILLEGGGLRFLPDGRLAVGTRRGFVYLVDGITHVDPSQARYALYASGLHEALGLQVNPQGDISVVQRGSLVQLQDRDQDGVVDAVRHLSQAWGVSGNYHEYAMDLEQDPEGNYYTSLCLSDTGGGSNASLADLRGWIVRITPDGNLEPWCFGLRCANGLGWNSTGDLFATDNQGQWVAACPVHHIRRDHYYGSPPSRQSLSLANSPEASRRAELAPTPPAVWIPYEEFCMSATDLVCDTTKGQFGPFSDQLFVGDMMKGTIVRLALEKVNGEYQGACFLFRRSVGAVNRMTFGPDDRLYLTRVSRGWGGGGRGEGLARIEFTGLVPMEMERVALTQDGFDVQFTLPLASNAESNLNAIRVEQFRYEYWEQYGSPKRDRKLLSVRQPKVSADRRMLSFTVEGMESGHVCHLTLPRLMSQSGTTLLHPDAFYTINQKSNQK, from the coding sequence ATGACGCACACCTCGGAAAAAGGCTCGTCCACCACTTCAGGGCGGCGAACGTGGACTTCTCGAGCCCTCTGGTTGACCATCGTCCTCTGGACGGGTTGCAACATGACCTGGGTCGCATATCCGTGGATCTGCGAGCAGTACCAGCACTGGCGCGACCGGCAAGATTTGGCATATTCGTCGCGAATGTCGCTGCGACAAGCCGCATTTGAGACGCGCCTAACACAATTGAACCTGCCGATTTTCGGCCCTTGGGAGCAACTGGCTCCATTGAGTCAATTCTTGTCGGTCGTACAGGAACCCGAACGAAATCCACAGGCGAACAAGCGATACAGTTTGATTGACGGAACCTCGGCGACCTGGCAGACAATGCCGCAGTACGTCGACGGTTACCCGCAAGCACTCTCGACGAAAGGCATTCGCACCGAACTACTGGAACGAAAGGCCACGGTTTGCCTGGCGCGCACGATTACCTGCCAGGAAGCAACGACAATCCCCGTCTTTGTCGGTGCGGACGGCGGATTTGTTCTTTGGCTCAACGGGACCTCACTGCTACTGAATGATTCACGAACGGAATCGATGCATCCCGGTCAGGAGGTCGTCGACCTCAAACTTCGTCCCGGAAAAAACCGCCTGGTGCTCAAGATCCAACTCAGCGGTCAACCGTGCCATTTCTTCTTTCAACCCGATTTCGGCAAGGAACAGACCGAGTCACTGCTCGCGTCACTCGAACACGATTTCCCCGTCCATAAGACACGCAGTAGCGGCTATCGCGAGCGTGCCGCAGTTGGTGCAACCGCGACCGAGGACCTGTATTATCGCCTGACGGAAATCCCGGCACCCGACGAAATCCTTCTCGAAGGCGGCGGACTTCGATTCCTTCCCGATGGCCGATTGGCAGTCGGGACGCGTCGGGGATTTGTCTACCTGGTCGACGGCATCACGCATGTCGATCCAAGCCAGGCACGATATGCGCTGTATGCATCGGGACTGCATGAAGCACTCGGTCTTCAAGTGAATCCTCAGGGTGACATCAGCGTCGTTCAACGAGGCAGTCTCGTTCAACTGCAGGATCGCGACCAGGACGGCGTCGTTGACGCCGTGCGACATTTGAGCCAAGCCTGGGGAGTCTCGGGAAACTACCATGAATACGCCATGGACCTGGAGCAAGATCCGGAAGGCAACTATTACACATCGCTCTGCTTGAGTGATACGGGTGGTGGCTCGAATGCGTCGCTGGCCGATCTTCGTGGTTGGATTGTCCGAATCACGCCCGACGGCAATCTCGAGCCGTGGTGCTTTGGCCTTCGATGCGCCAATGGACTCGGTTGGAACTCGACCGGCGACCTGTTCGCGACAGACAATCAAGGACAATGGGTCGCAGCCTGTCCCGTCCACCACATTCGACGCGATCACTATTATGGCAGCCCGCCCAGCCGACAGTCATTGTCGCTGGCCAATTCTCCAGAGGCCAGTCGTCGCGCGGAACTCGCTCCGACACCCCCCGCCGTCTGGATTCCCTACGAGGAATTCTGCATGTCTGCAACCGATCTTGTCTGCGACACAACCAAAGGACAATTTGGCCCATTCTCCGATCAACTCTTCGTCGGCGACATGATGAAGGGAACCATCGTCCGCTTGGCACTCGAAAAAGTGAACGGCGAATACCAGGGGGCGTGTTTCCTGTTTCGACGCAGCGTCGGAGCAGTCAATCGGATGACGTTCGGCCCCGATGACCGCTTGTATTTGACACGCGTCTCACGCGGGTGGGGTGGCGGCGGCCGCGGCGAAGGTCTCGCCAGAATCGAATTCACCGGCCTTGTTCCTATGGAAATGGAACGCGTGGCCCTCACCCAGGACGGCTTTGACGTTCAGTTCACGTTGCCGCTGGCCAGCAACGCCGAATCAAACTTGAACGCGATTCGGGTCGAACAATTCCGATATGAATACTGGGAGCAATACGGGTCTCCCAAACGTGATCGAAAGTTGCTTTCCGTTCGCCAACCGAAAGTCTCGGCAGACAGACGCATGTTGAGCTTCACCGTCGAAGGGATGGAGTCTGGTCACGTTTGTCACTTAACCCTGCCCCGGCTGATGTCGCAATCAGGCACAACACTTCTTCACCCTGACGCATTCTACACCATCAATCAGAAATCCAATCAGAAATAG
- a CDS encoding DUF1559 domain-containing protein — MTLRSKSRIGFTLVELLVAIAIISLLIALLLPAVQQSRVAAQRLSCRNKLMQIGLAMQNYHSTFNLFSPGGVHTTTVPPGKVPDGDELRDGRAPWTVLLLPYLDESPRYSAFNMEATFAVRKDKTSQTSAPNLTEQFRPLDKYSCPSDVSGHGGLASNYAACQGGGTPDDAAEQTAPIYGQLPRLFYDNGVFFHNSSMSMKDLKDGSSNTILIGETKYIGTEASFAPSHAWWPWSAAIRSDSARLHASLFNISATCDPINFPQNGEYTEEDIRRHRAVYEGAHHGGQQRVFGSWHNGGAHFAMADGSVQFLNENMDLTLYRSLGQRADGGQTSF; from the coding sequence ATGACGTTGCGTAGCAAATCTCGTATTGGTTTTACACTTGTTGAATTGTTAGTTGCGATTGCAATTATCTCGCTCCTTATTGCGTTGCTGTTGCCTGCCGTCCAACAGTCGAGGGTCGCCGCACAGCGGTTGAGCTGCCGAAACAAGCTGATGCAAATCGGGCTTGCGATGCAGAATTACCATTCGACATTCAACCTGTTTTCGCCGGGCGGCGTTCACACCACGACCGTGCCCCCGGGCAAAGTTCCCGATGGCGATGAACTAAGGGACGGAAGGGCACCCTGGACGGTCCTACTACTCCCATATCTCGACGAAAGCCCGCGGTACAGCGCGTTCAACATGGAAGCGACGTTTGCCGTCCGAAAAGACAAGACTTCACAAACCTCTGCCCCCAATCTGACCGAGCAGTTTCGTCCACTCGACAAATATTCGTGCCCCAGCGATGTCAGTGGACACGGTGGCTTAGCCAGCAACTATGCCGCCTGTCAGGGGGGCGGGACGCCGGACGATGCCGCCGAACAGACCGCCCCGATCTATGGCCAATTGCCACGACTCTTCTATGACAATGGAGTTTTCTTTCATAATTCCAGCATGTCCATGAAGGATCTGAAAGATGGTTCGTCGAACACGATCCTGATTGGGGAAACGAAATACATCGGCACGGAAGCCAGCTTCGCTCCGTCCCATGCCTGGTGGCCTTGGTCGGCCGCGATTCGATCCGACAGTGCCCGCCTGCACGCATCACTTTTCAATATCTCTGCCACTTGCGACCCCATCAATTTTCCCCAGAACGGCGAATACACGGAAGAAGATATTCGCAGGCATCGTGCCGTCTACGAAGGAGCCCATCACGGTGGTCAGCAACGCGTCTTTGGAAGCTGGCACAACGGAGGTGCTCACTTTGCCATGGCCGATGGTTCGGTCCAATTCCTCAACGAAAACATGGATCTCACCCTCTATCGATCACTCGGACAGCGGGCAGACGGCGGACAAACCAGCTTTTGA
- a CDS encoding DUF4339 domain-containing protein — MSHLEQEDGTVHWYYRTGEKVVGPVLLSRLRQMVRKGTLTSDDFVRKGKTGTWVGAGTVNEIDAHAPVVHESATEPEASPTVVAPFVPRQNRLYEWAASWSEWCSDLAFELRLEITDRLGMIRSVSAYLVLAVTIVFLLRVTVTPSMLNWSSPADPYETIHTVWKELDGHRTAHANDATWQEFTQRGSDQLKPVIARLEREAASTNRPAQLMLWASRDCLPKMFHDARSEPSQTEAKLTEYIRNVDRLRKGEPIYGGNLGGYRPRTMAASSLLQWFIQEPVTAAMAVLLTTANLAIVAWLFKGLLNRKSGRNSTIETT; from the coding sequence GTGTCACACCTCGAACAAGAAGACGGCACAGTCCATTGGTACTACCGAACGGGTGAGAAGGTCGTCGGCCCGGTCCTCTTGAGCCGACTGCGACAAATGGTACGCAAAGGCACGCTGACCTCTGACGACTTTGTCCGCAAGGGTAAAACCGGAACTTGGGTCGGCGCAGGAACCGTCAACGAAATTGATGCGCATGCGCCTGTCGTCCACGAATCGGCCACCGAACCAGAGGCATCGCCGACCGTCGTCGCGCCGTTCGTACCTCGACAAAACCGGCTGTATGAATGGGCCGCCTCCTGGAGCGAATGGTGCTCGGACCTGGCCTTCGAATTGCGTTTGGAAATCACTGATCGGCTGGGCATGATCCGATCCGTATCCGCATACCTGGTACTGGCTGTCACAATCGTCTTCTTGCTTCGCGTGACAGTCACCCCGAGCATGCTTAACTGGTCCTCGCCGGCAGACCCTTACGAAACGATCCACACGGTGTGGAAGGAACTCGACGGACATCGAACGGCACACGCCAACGATGCGACGTGGCAAGAATTCACGCAACGCGGAAGCGACCAGCTCAAACCGGTCATCGCGCGGTTGGAACGGGAAGCCGCCTCGACGAATCGGCCCGCTCAACTGATGCTTTGGGCCAGTCGCGATTGCCTGCCGAAGATGTTTCATGACGCCCGTAGCGAACCAAGTCAAACGGAAGCAAAACTGACCGAATACATCCGCAATGTCGATCGACTTCGTAAAGGGGAACCCATCTACGGCGGCAATCTTGGCGGCTACCGCCCAAGAACAATGGCAGCGTCCTCGTTACTGCAATGGTTCATTCAGGAACCTGTCACAGCGGCCATGGCCGTCCTCTTAACGACGGCAAATCTGGCAATCGTCGCCTGGCTCTTCAAGGGCCTGCTGAATCGCAAATCCGGGCGCAACTCCACAATCGAAACAACATAA